A window of Glycine soja cultivar W05 chromosome 2, ASM419377v2, whole genome shotgun sequence genomic DNA:
aaataagaACTAGAGCTGTACACTTTGGTAATTTGGTCAGTGAGCTAATTttgaacttttaaaatatttaactcgCGGGCTAGCTCAATTAATTTGAGAGTGAACTGAAGttacaatgaaaaaaaacaaaagattgtCCATTTCACGAAAacgttttctattttaattttctgcTTTTAGAAACtcttgaaaataacaaaatcagATTCCTAACATTATTTTCAAACCAAACGACCGCTATAATTTTGAGCATAGCATATTCCTCTACAAGGCTCGACTTAGTTCATCATACATGCAATATTAATTGATatggaaaatttaattaaactattCCCTTGGTTATTTTTCAATCTTAACTCCACCAACAAAAGtagatattttaacttttaagaccGCGACTAAAGATTACACATCAATGCATAAATCAAGCAAAATAAGATCAAGCTCCAAGCGTGAGTTCCGAAACACATACAACAAATCAATCTATACAAAATCTGGAACAAGTTAGGAATCAGTGTCATAAAATTTTGCTCAACAAAGTGGGAGTGTCAGCTTCTGCAAATCTCTAGGTGAAAGTTACAACTTACCAACATTTGATATTACCTCCACACACTTGGGCCTGCAGTTGCCTTAGAGGAACCCACTGCTTCCCCATCAGCCGAGCTTCCACTAAACAGATGTGAAGAAAATGCCCCATTTTTCCTCATCTTACCTGGAAATTCCTTGCCGATGTTACCTTTCAAAGAAAGGTTCTTCTTAATGCGATTTCGATTAAGCAGGAGCATCGTGTTGCGTGGCGGTGCATGCAGAGCCCCTTCAACACAATCACCTACCTGTACACAGCCCCAAGGTCTTGAGGGTCCATCGTCACGAGATGATTTAAGCCTTGGAAAACCAGTCCTCAATCTCAAGTGGCCCCTTTGATCAGGGGAATTTTCCTCCTCCAATTTGACACAAACAGGGCAAGGAGGATCGCTTTTCTGTGTCTTTGGCGTTGTTTGCTCCAAGCACTCAGCATGAAAAGCATGACAACACGGAAGAACCCCAATTGTAGGCATGTCTCCACTTCTCACAATACGACGGGAGCTCCAAGGTGATCTCTGTGTGAGAAATCTTTCACACAAACCACATCTAAATCCATCTGACAGAAAATGTGAGCGACCAGGAGTTTCTAATTCAAATGACTCAGTAATGTCAGCAAACTCCTGACTACTGCTGGCACTACTCCAACGGTGGCCATCTCTGAGTGGAGTGGAAGTATCAAACTCTGTAAAATCTGTAACTGCAGGATCAAAGGCATCCCTAGTAGTTGTTAGGTCATTAAAGGACATAGGATGAATGGGCTTAGACATGAATGAACGAAGATTAGAGAAATTCCTCTGAGAGGATAAACGTGATTTTGCAGTAGACTCAGATTCACTACTTTCCGACTGAGAAGACGTTGAACCCCCACTGTTGGGATTCACGGATGTTCCCTGTGAAAATATTTCATACCCGTTAGTCTATTTTGCAAGACAAACATATGTCAAATAAATTTCCAACATACACTTTTTTTAGTAGTCCTTAACCCAAAATACTTACCTCCTTATTGGGAGTAAAAGATACCCGGTCAACAGAAGGATGAGAATCTATCAAAAGTTCAAATGAGAAGGAGGCAGTTCAATAAGCAGAAGTAACATCAACCAAGTTTATAGTGGTGAAAGAATAAACCACAAACAAAATTGAGAACAGTCTTAACTAGAAACAAACAACCTtgattaatcttttaaaaacataCATTCCACATTGTTgacctaaaccctaaatcatTTATTTAGAATCTGCAAACTGGAGctcttttttcatatttgtttttaattttatatttaaatttctgctGTTTTGCTGTAACATTATCCAAATGGTTGTTTTATGTCATTTACCATTCCAATTAATTAAAAGTCAATATTTCTCAAACACTGCTGGCTGAAGGCTATCGTAAGCAGGAACAATTACATGCTTCACCCTCAACACTACATCGCTGACTTGCTGCTCCTCCCCCCACCCATTTGAAAGTCCAGTTTTTTCAAACAGTAAATATGGTGAAagaaaagtgtgcaaaaagcttcatgaaggaaaaaaaaatgatagaatatGTCCACTACATGGATCTTAAAGAATATATAGCATATCTTGGACACAAAGTGCTACATGTGTTCTATAAATGTTTACAGCAtactatttaaaatattcatatataagGATTTACCTTTCCTAGTCGAAGTTTCATAATTGTCAATACTGATTTCTTGTATTGCAGGTGGCGTCCACTGAGGACCCTGAGAAAGGTCAGATGGACTGCTAAGGAAAATCCCAGTATCATCTGAAGCAGAATAGTGAAGATCATACAGGTGGTTGCCTCTGACCCAGCCTCTACTTTCTTTATCAATTGATGATGTAGATGACCCATAGAGTTGAACACCATCATTCACATCATATGGCAGCCCTTCGGACTGAAATCTGAAATCCCACCTCGTCGGAGGTGGCGAATAGCTTGAATTCGTTCGCCAGTAGGGCTCATTTGGACCCATGGACCAGTCCCTACTACCAGCATTTGATTCATGTGGCCTTGAAGCCACACAACAAAGCGACCCCGTTTTAGCTATTTTCCCAGAATAACACAATAAACCTAATTCTGAATGCCTCCAATCCAACCTAATTTGGACACTCGTCAACTCAGTAATCACACACACAAGATGAATACTTCCAAAAGTAAGTTCCAACTTGGCAACTCCTCAAGCTGaataattcaacattcaataaCTTCCACCT
This region includes:
- the LOC114386660 gene encoding uncharacterized protein LOC114386660, whose translation is MGPNEPYWRTNSSYSPPPTRWDFRFQSEGLPYDVNDGVQLYGSSTSSIDKESRGWVRGNHLYDLHYSASDDTGIFLSSPSDLSQGPQWTPPAIQEISIDNYETSTRKDSHPSVDRVSFTPNKEGTSVNPNSGGSTSSQSESSESESTAKSRLSSQRNFSNLRSFMSKPIHPMSFNDLTTTRDAFDPAVTDFTEFDTSTPLRDGHRWSSASSSQEFADITESFELETPGRSHFLSDGFRCGLCERFLTQRSPWSSRRIVRSGDMPTIGVLPCCHAFHAECLEQTTPKTQKSDPPCPVCVKLEEENSPDQRGHLRLRTGFPRLKSSRDDGPSRPWGCVQVGDCVEGALHAPPRNTMLLLNRNRIKKNLSLKGNIGKEFPGKMRKNGAFSSHLFSGSSADGEAVGSSKATAGPSVWR